One segment of Erigeron canadensis isolate Cc75 chromosome 2, C_canadensis_v1, whole genome shotgun sequence DNA contains the following:
- the LOC122587027 gene encoding protein ZINC INDUCED FACILITATOR-LIKE 1-like isoform X2 has product MIRDFNIADTEEDISYYAGFVGSAYMVGRALTSVFWGVVADRYGRKPVIIIGITSVVIFNTMFGFSVNYWMAILTRFFLGFLNGLLGPIKAYACELFGEEHQALGLSAISTSWGIGLIVGPALGGYLAQPAEKFPGLVSPDSLFGRFPYLLPCLCISIFALFVTIGGAIWLPETLHFHKKSELESASFVPNEMDKTDEKNDSSIMSLLKNWPLMSSIIVYCVFSLHDMAYTEIFSLWAVSPKNLGGLSFSTEDVGMVLSITGMGLLLFQTILYPIAERFIGPIMVARIAGILSIPLLASYPYIALLSGVILNITLNCASIMKNVLSISIVTGTFMLQNKAVEQRQRGAANGISMTLQSICKAIGPACGGALLSWSQKRQNAAFLPGDQMIFFLLNVIEGIGVLLTFKPFLISNHY; this is encoded by the exons ATG ATAAGAGATTTCAACATCGCGGATACAGAGGAGGACATCAGTTACTATGCAGGTTTTGTTG GATCTGCATATATGGTTGGAAGGGCGTTGACATCTGTCTTTTGGGGAGTAGTTGCTGATCGATATGGTCGAAAACCAGTTATTATTATAGGCATTACATCAGT ggttattttcaacacaatGTTCGGTTTTAGTGTCAACTATTGGATGGCTATCCTTACAAGGTTTTTTCTTGGATTTTTGAACGGGCTACTTGGACCAATAAAG GCATATGCATGTGAACTTTTTGGGGAAGAACATCAAGCGCTAGGATTATCCGCT ATTAGTACATCATGGGGTATAGGACTGATTGTTGGCCCGGCATTGGGAGGTTACCTTGCACAG CCTGCGGAGAAGTTTCCAGGTCTGGTATCACCCGATTCTTTATTTGGGAG ATTTCCATACTTATTGCCTTGCCTTTGCATCTCCATTTTTGCACTTTTTGTGACCATTGGCGGCGCAATATGGCTTCCG GAAACATTGCACTTTCATAAGAAGAGTGAGTTAGAGTCTGCTTCTTTTGTTCCCAATGAGATGGATAAGACAGATGAAAAGAATGATTCTAGTATAATGAGTCTCCTCAAGAACTGGCCATTAATGTCTTCTATCATTGTCTATTGCGTTTTTTCACTTCATGACATGGCTTACACTGAG ATCTTTTCATTGTGGGCCGTGAGTCCTAAAAATTTGGGGGGCCTGAGCTTTTCTACTGAAGATGTTGGCATGGTTTTGTCTATCACAG GGATGGGCCTTCTCCTTTTCCAGACCATATTATATCCAATTGCAGAGAGATTTATTGGCCCCATCATGGTGGCTCGCATTGCGGGA ATCTTGTCTATACCTCTACTCGCGTCTTATCCATATATAGCCCTGCTATCGGGAGTCATACTTAATATTACATTAAATTGTGCATCGATCATGAAGAATGTTCTATCG ATTTCCATCGTAACAGGGACATTCATGTTACAAAATAAAGCTGTG GAACAACGCCAAAGAGGTGCGGCGAATGGTATATCCATGACTTTGCAGTCAATATGTAAAGCAATCGGTCCAGCATGTGGTGGAGCACT ATTGTCTTGGTcccaaaagagacaaaatgCCGCCTTTCTTCCTG GGGATCAAatgatattttttcttttaaatgtaATAGAGGGAATTGGTGTTCTTCTGACGTTCAAGCCATTTTTGATCTCAAACCATTACTAG